The following are from one region of the Veillonella nakazawae genome:
- the rpsD gene encoding 30S ribosomal protein S4 encodes MATRREARFKLCRRFGVNVFGHAKALNRVKKDQRQKKMSEYGTQLLEKQKVKAYYNLLERQFVRYYDKAKKMQGVTGENMLILLEQRLDNLVYRIGFGNSIRQARQMVNHGHILVNGRRVDIPSYSCKPGDVIELREVSRDNEMFKTNFQELRSFELPYIEKDLEGFKATFTRLPQREELPIEVNETLIVELYSK; translated from the coding sequence ATGGCAACGAGAAGAGAGGCTCGATTCAAACTTTGTCGTCGCTTTGGTGTGAACGTATTCGGTCACGCAAAAGCCTTGAATCGCGTCAAAAAAGACCAACGTCAGAAAAAAATGTCTGAGTATGGCACACAATTATTAGAAAAACAAAAAGTTAAAGCTTACTACAACTTGCTAGAACGCCAGTTCGTACGCTATTATGATAAAGCGAAAAAAATGCAAGGTGTTACAGGTGAAAACATGTTGATCCTTTTGGAACAACGTCTTGATAACCTTGTATATCGCATCGGCTTCGGTAACTCCATTCGTCAAGCTCGTCAAATGGTAAACCATGGCCACATCTTGGTAAATGGTCGTCGTGTAGACATTCCATCCTACTCCTGTAAACCAGGTGACGTTATTGAACTTCGTGAAGTTTCCCGCGACAACGAAATGTTCAAAACTAACTTCCAAGAACTTCGTTCTTTCGAACTTCCTTACATTGAAAAAGACTTGGAAGGCTTCAAAGCTACATTCACTCGTCTTCCTCAACGTGAAGAACTTCCTATCGAAGTTAACGAAACACTTATCGTCGAATTGTACTCCAAATAA
- a CDS encoding LysR family transcriptional regulator, producing the protein MKELPTMQELQSFITYNKTGSFTLAAQSMNITQSAFSAQMKKLERLVGVKLISRSTRGSRLTPEGELFLPEAEQVLDTLERAIQSIRLASKVERPILNIGVLRSLGDIRLNGYVSHFFQNHPEFSVSIYDMEEEELMLDLRENRIDIALLYLPNNKDMSAYESTALREDEFVYYAPNIIDGMEVASLKAIQQQPLLMYPPKYFMYRTLKNYVGNGQQNLHIRGSRLSNPYTMIDYCQKNKSGCIVARQILNSLNINDGYIPLEKPFKLQVCFAFKKNNSKSETMHTFMDYVHSESPARL; encoded by the coding sequence ATGAAAGAGTTACCTACAATGCAAGAGCTACAAAGTTTTATTACCTATAATAAAACAGGAAGCTTTACATTAGCAGCACAATCTATGAATATTACACAATCAGCTTTCAGCGCTCAAATGAAAAAATTAGAGCGTTTAGTTGGTGTGAAATTAATCTCCCGTTCTACAAGAGGTAGCCGTTTAACGCCAGAAGGCGAATTATTCTTACCAGAAGCAGAACAAGTTCTCGATACATTAGAACGTGCTATTCAATCCATCCGCCTAGCAAGCAAGGTGGAACGTCCGATTTTGAACATCGGTGTACTGCGTAGTTTGGGTGATATTCGTCTAAATGGTTACGTATCGCACTTCTTCCAAAATCATCCTGAGTTCTCTGTCAGCATTTATGACATGGAAGAAGAAGAGTTGATGCTCGACTTACGCGAAAATCGTATCGACATTGCCCTCCTCTACTTACCAAATAACAAGGATATGTCAGCATATGAATCTACAGCCCTTCGCGAGGACGAATTCGTATACTATGCACCAAACATCATCGATGGTATGGAAGTTGCTAGCTTGAAAGCGATTCAGCAACAACCTTTGCTCATGTATCCACCTAAATACTTCATGTATCGCACATTGAAAAACTACGTAGGCAATGGTCAACAAAATCTACACATTAGAGGTAGCCGCTTATCTAATCCATATACAATGATCGACTACTGTCAAAAAAATAAATCAGGCTGCATCGTAGCACGCCAAATTCTAAATTCTTTAAATATCAATGATGGCTACATACCTTTAGAAAAACCATTTAAACTACAAGTGTGCTTCGCCTTTAAGAAAAACAATTCTAAATCGGAAACAATGCATACCTTCATGGATTATGTACACAGCGAATCACCAGCTCGTTTATAA
- a CDS encoding YnfA family protein has product MLLSIFFFILAGLAEIGGGYLVWLYMRDDKSPVYLLAGAIILFLYGLIPTFQPEASFGKVYAAYGGVFIALSILWGWLVDGLRPDTYDIIGGLVCLIGVYIIMYAPR; this is encoded by the coding sequence ATGCTCTTATCTATTTTCTTCTTTATATTAGCCGGTTTAGCCGAAATCGGTGGCGGCTATTTAGTATGGCTCTATATGCGCGACGATAAAAGCCCTGTATATTTACTGGCTGGTGCCATCATCTTATTTTTATATGGCCTTATCCCTACCTTCCAACCAGAAGCAAGCTTCGGTAAGGTTTATGCAGCCTACGGCGGCGTATTTATTGCCCTTTCCATCCTATGGGGCTGGCTCGTTGATGGTTTACGACCAGACACATATGATATCATCGGTGGACTTGTATGTCTTATAGGTGTTTATATCATCATGTACGCGCCGCGGTAA
- a CDS encoding class I SAM-dependent methyltransferase, with the protein MIEINYSDDILHRSSQILCHKDITFEKLFLPYWKQYFSKYKLNKVLEIGCGLGYLSKSLSSELGFLYALDKASDVISFAINHNFASNIKYINSDILTYDSELNFDGCFAHMSIHSIGDLDTLFANVYKLLGTDALFSFSIPHPCFYHLFRAEEMKGFRYLNVREYDLNFNISLDQLSMDNKIKYYHRAISVYMEIAYKHRFRNISIDEIYPNEDIMKLYPRTWDYPKYIVFKMKK; encoded by the coding sequence ATGATAGAGATTAACTATAGTGATGATATTCTCCATAGAAGTTCACAGATTTTATGTCATAAAGATATTACATTTGAAAAACTTTTTCTTCCATATTGGAAACAGTACTTTTCAAAATATAAATTAAATAAAGTTTTAGAAATTGGTTGTGGGCTTGGTTATCTTAGTAAAAGTTTATCAAGTGAGCTTGGTTTTTTATATGCCTTGGATAAAGCCAGTGATGTTATATCATTTGCTATAAATCATAATTTTGCTTCTAATATAAAATATATTAATAGTGATATTTTAACATATGATTCTGAACTAAATTTTGATGGCTGTTTTGCACATATGTCGATTCATAGTATTGGAGATTTGGATACTCTTTTTGCAAATGTTTATAAACTATTGGGTACTGATGCCTTATTTTCATTTAGTATTCCCCACCCATGTTTTTATCATTTGTTTAGAGCGGAAGAAATGAAGGGGTTTAGGTATCTGAACGTTCGAGAGTATGATTTAAACTTTAATATATCTTTAGATCAATTGAGTATGGATAATAAGATTAAATATTATCATCGAGCAATTAGTGTATATATGGAAATTGCTTATAAGCATAGGTTTAGAAATATCTCTATTGATGAAATATATCCAAATGAGGATATAATGAAGTTGTATCCCAGAACATGGGATTATCCTAAATATATAGTCTTTAAAATGAAGAAATAG
- a CDS encoding nicotinate-nucleotide--dimethylbenzimidazole phosphoribosyltransferase produces MRTFTIEPLHAPSMEACRLRIDNLTKPIYSLATLELIAERFAGILADPQPNHLRYGVLVVASDHLVDGPQNSQHGSESYEAIKRFNEGRTATQGAAFKLNADVHVVNVGLEQDTSNLEYIDQQVIRKGSHFFGVEPVISRDELERALELGFTYADKLHADGLQVVAIGNVGERAFLDSLVTTATITGCAYDDILVHTECGPTVEQRAAHIHSFVDRFNITVDDWSAISESERRDAILHLLHIAGGLDIVFLTGFILGAASHRMAVVFDNAVTGAAVLAAVTIEPLVKDYVFPSAAYEEPIHKEQCRFLGVKPCLHYNLQIDEALGSTMGLSIIDASMHMLNDMKTFVEAEVKAAEDGAGKGRQKNKE; encoded by the coding sequence ATGAGAACTTTTACAATTGAACCATTACATGCACCATCCATGGAAGCATGCCGATTACGTATCGATAATTTAACAAAACCTATTTATAGCCTTGCAACATTAGAGTTAATAGCTGAGCGTTTTGCAGGCATTCTGGCAGATCCACAACCAAATCATTTGCGATATGGCGTACTTGTGGTGGCGTCGGACCACTTGGTAGATGGTCCTCAAAATAGTCAGCATGGTAGTGAAAGTTATGAGGCTATTAAGCGTTTCAATGAAGGTAGAACGGCTACGCAGGGGGCGGCATTTAAGTTAAATGCAGACGTACATGTTGTAAATGTAGGTCTTGAGCAAGATACTAGTAATCTAGAATATATTGATCAACAAGTCATTCGTAAAGGATCTCATTTCTTTGGGGTAGAACCTGTTATTTCTCGAGATGAGCTTGAGCGAGCTCTAGAGCTTGGCTTTACCTATGCTGATAAATTACATGCTGATGGATTACAAGTGGTGGCGATTGGTAACGTAGGGGAAAGGGCATTCCTTGACTCCCTCGTAACGACGGCTACAATTACGGGCTGTGCCTATGACGATATTCTCGTTCATACCGAATGTGGACCTACGGTAGAACAACGGGCTGCTCATATTCATTCCTTTGTAGATCGTTTTAATATCACTGTTGATGATTGGTCTGCTATAAGTGAAAGCGAGCGCCGTGATGCGATATTGCATTTACTTCATATTGCAGGAGGCTTAGATATTGTATTCTTAACAGGTTTTATCTTAGGTGCCGCAAGTCACCGTATGGCAGTAGTATTTGATAATGCCGTAACAGGCGCAGCTGTATTGGCTGCAGTTACTATTGAGCCATTAGTTAAGGACTATGTATTCCCATCCGCCGCCTATGAGGAACCAATTCATAAGGAACAATGTCGATTTTTAGGTGTAAAACCATGCTTGCACTACAATTTACAAATTGATGAAGCATTGGGTTCCACAATGGGGTTATCTATTATCGATGCATCTATGCATATGTTAAATGATATGAAAACCTTCGTTGAAGCTGAGGTTAAAGCGGCTGAAGATGGTGCCGGTAAAGGTAGACAAAAGAATAAAGAGTAA
- a CDS encoding nicotinate-nucleotide--dimethylbenzimidazole phosphoribosyltransferase yields the protein MSLLQETCDAIRGRSHEIEQHIIDSWNAGSSVEQYGRLVNVVAQYGAATNQEQLTVPKPCMIIASADHGVADMGVSAYPKETTVGMTQNYLIPKGAGANSLANYCGAQMEVIDMGIDADMIWVPGLRSHKLGMGTKNFVEEPAMTREQAIEGIEIGIRLVKEKIDEGFNVFLVGEMGISNTTASALMTAKFAGLSAEEATGRGTNISDERLKLKQRIVHDVLEKYKNIPKDDAIGILSSVGGFEFTCIVGVILGAAANNALVIIDGFNTSACALVAKTLVPQAMDYVMASHLSAEKAAKSSLENLGLEAYVDLGLCLGEASGGSIQMGMLDLAVHMYLAVTGGKA from the coding sequence ATGAGTTTGTTACAAGAAACTTGTGACGCTATTAGAGGTCGCAGTCATGAAATTGAACAACATATAATCGATAGTTGGAATGCAGGTTCATCTGTAGAACAATATGGGCGACTTGTAAACGTGGTGGCTCAATATGGTGCGGCTACAAATCAGGAACAGTTAACGGTTCCAAAGCCTTGTATGATTATTGCCTCTGCCGATCATGGCGTGGCCGATATGGGCGTAAGTGCGTACCCAAAGGAAACAACTGTAGGGATGACACAAAACTACCTAATTCCAAAGGGGGCGGGCGCCAATTCCTTAGCTAATTACTGTGGTGCACAAATGGAAGTCATCGATATGGGCATTGATGCAGATATGATCTGGGTACCAGGACTCCGTAGTCATAAACTTGGTATGGGTACAAAAAACTTTGTAGAAGAACCGGCCATGACACGTGAACAAGCCATTGAAGGCATTGAAATAGGTATCCGTCTTGTAAAAGAGAAAATCGACGAAGGCTTTAATGTTTTCTTAGTAGGGGAAATGGGTATTTCTAATACTACTGCTAGTGCTCTTATGACTGCCAAGTTTGCAGGACTCTCTGCAGAGGAAGCTACAGGGCGAGGCACTAATATTTCTGATGAGCGTCTAAAATTAAAGCAACGCATTGTGCATGATGTATTAGAAAAATATAAAAATATTCCGAAAGATGATGCAATCGGAATTTTATCCTCTGTGGGCGGCTTTGAATTTACATGTATCGTAGGTGTTATTCTAGGTGCTGCAGCGAATAATGCACTCGTTATTATTGATGGTTTTAATACATCTGCTTGTGCATTGGTTGCAAAAACATTAGTTCCACAGGCGATGGATTATGTAATGGCATCTCATTTATCTGCTGAAAAAGCGGCTAAATCTTCTTTAGAAAATTTAGGCCTTGAAGCCTATGTTGATTTAGGGTTATGTCTCGGTGAGGCCTCTGGTGGTTCCATTCAAATGGGAATGCTAGATCTTGCTGTTCATATGTATTTGGCTGTTACAGGAGGTAAGGCATGA
- a CDS encoding prephenate dehydrogenase, whose product MSKTVGIIGLGLLGGSLAKALKAYTDYEVVGYARRQEVCDAAIQDGVVKAAWTEVEPLIENSDIVVFSLPPDTNARLFTEMAHLFRPGQVVTDVSSAKENFVRAVYDSIPKGTIFVSVHPMAGSEKGGYEVSHKNLFKGMGWIVLEDKASDVYSEEVAQELAEMGRAVGSRIEFVDIYAHDAYLAMVSHMPHLLAAILTQVSGGDELGELRMKLSAGGFRDCTRVAGGLPSMWREIIYGNRHNVIEGLSQIESEIQRVKEILSQEDEGQSLETYLERSREIRGKLPYLTGQIKNS is encoded by the coding sequence CTATACCGATTATGAGGTGGTAGGCTATGCTCGTCGCCAAGAGGTTTGTGATGCGGCTATTCAGGATGGGGTGGTAAAAGCTGCTTGGACTGAGGTAGAACCATTGATTGAAAATTCAGATATCGTTGTATTTTCATTGCCTCCAGATACAAATGCAAGACTATTTACAGAAATGGCACATCTTTTTAGACCAGGACAAGTGGTGACTGATGTATCTAGTGCAAAGGAAAACTTTGTACGAGCTGTATATGATTCTATTCCGAAAGGGACAATTTTTGTGTCTGTTCATCCTATGGCTGGCTCTGAAAAGGGTGGCTACGAAGTATCTCATAAAAACCTATTTAAAGGTATGGGCTGGATTGTACTAGAGGATAAGGCCTCTGATGTATATAGTGAAGAGGTTGCTCAAGAACTAGCTGAAATGGGACGCGCTGTAGGATCACGTATTGAATTCGTCGATATCTATGCTCACGATGCGTATTTAGCTATGGTGAGTCATATGCCACATTTATTGGCAGCCATTTTAACTCAAGTTTCCGGTGGTGATGAATTAGGCGAGTTGCGCATGAAACTATCTGCAGGGGGCTTTAGAGATTGTACACGTGTTGCCGGTGGTTTGCCATCTATGTGGCGTGAAATCATTTATGGTAATAGACACAATGTAATTGAAGGTCTTTCACAAATCGAATCTGAAATTCAACGGGTAAAAGAGATACTTTCACAAGAAGACGAAGGTCAAAGTCTAGAAACCTATTTAGAACGAAGTAGAGAAATTCGCGGTAAATTACCATATTTAACAGGACAAATAAAGAATAGCTAA